CTTGAAATTTCAACTTTCAGCCTACAAAAGGACACTCCTTGATTGGGCATCCGAAGTTTCGTGAACGTACAACGGGAGCCCTCCTACCCCTGTTACTAGACTTGTTTTATGTCTCATTCTGGGGTCGAACGCACTGGGTTTTTAGGGGAGGAGTGGTGTGATCTATAAGGCATATGTCCTTATTGCCTGGGTTAGCATTAGGGCATTTATGaaagaatttaataaaatttccacttttttcacttttgaacaaattttaaaataattaaaacttatcgttataaagtaatatttattgttttatttatattatatatatatatgtatatatatatatatatatatatatatatatatatatatatatatatatatatatatatatatattaactgaTTGCTTGATGTATTGATATAATATATGAATCCTTcaatttcgttacacccgactGCAATCTGAATCTCGTGGCCGACCTGACGTATTCTTTCCGTGAGGTCAtattttggatatatttctGGGGGGGGTGTCAACCGCTGGGCCTGTGGCATAGGCAAACAGAGTATTTAGTTCGTCCGCGTGCTCGCGCAACAGATTTTGTCTGTAAATTAAATTATcgattaaactttttattttcatcggGCACGATGTCTCACTCTGACAGAATGAGTAGTGAACAACGATGGTAGACCAAAGTCAAGCTAGCACGCACTAACTTCAACGCACTAACTCCGTTCTAAATATGCTTATCGACTAGTTTTTCGATCCCGACGggaaaatatccctcggtaaataggcgcagggcgcctaaactaggacttgtgacaattaggtgaccccggattcctgagggtgggggtcctgcccgggggtgaccggtctcagaaccttcaataattatgccgttcttggcgccacggccccctgaataatcgttataattactatattatcatattatatagggacataaacaaggcgcagggcgcctaaactaggacttgtgacgattaggtgaccccggattcctgagggtgggggtcctgcccgggggtgaccggtctcagaaccttcaataattatgccgttcttggcgccacggccccctgaataatcgttataattactatattatcatattatatagggacataaacaaggcgcagggcgcctaaactaggacttgtgacaattaggtgaccccggattcctgagggtgggggtcctgcccgggggtgaccggtctcagaaccttcaataattatgccgttcttggcgccacggccccctgaataatcgttataattactatattatcatattatatagggacataaacaaggcgcagggcgcctaaactaggacttgtgacaattaggtgaccccggattcctgagggtgggggtcctgcccgggggtgaccggtctcagaaccttcaataattatgccgttcttggcgccacggccccctgaataatcgttataataactatattatcatattatatagggacataaacaaggcgcagggcgcctaaactaggacttgtgacaattaggtgaccccggattcctgagggtgggggtcctgcccgggggtgaccggtctcagaaccttcaataattatgccgttcttggcgccacggccccctgaataatcgttataataactatattatcatattatatagggacataaacaaggcgcagggcgcctaaactaggacttgtgacaattaggtgaccccggattcctgagggtgggggtcctgcccgggggtgaccggtctcagaaccttcaataattatgccgttcttggcgccacggccccctgaataatcgttataataactatatcatttataaataccagggttcacgtcaaaacatggctgacgaaAAATAATCCCAGAGTTATTCCATTTACATCGGGTTATTTGCCGATGGCAGGGACTgaattttttatgagataaaactCAACACGTTAGAAGTCTGAGAGTCTGATACATTCttagtttttagaaaaaaaaatcaagatcacTAGAGGACggtgtgggggagggggtggtagTGAAAAGGCCCTGACTTGATTTCAAATTTGAAGGTGTGTGTGTTTCTTGCTaccaatgttttatttatacaatgtaattttatttgataaactgtttacgggaatatttcaaaaactttgttttgattttacatgcaaataaagttttaaatatttggtaaaattttatatttcatgcactacaatatttaatattgtagTGCTACCTCCAATCAAACTGTTTTATCCTTAACACTTATGATGTCTGTATATGAGATCATAACTTaagttatttttcatctttatgaCAGAATCGTTTGTTAATTAGAtggtcattttatttttggaaagattGTAAGCgcatatatattttccttttgtgTGGTGTGAAATGGCTCGTTATCAAACACTGGTTGTAGGGTCATTCGAGTAGTCAGAAGGATCAATTCCATTCAATTCTTTATGTCTTTAAGCATTACAGCTTATCAGagcaatacatgtgtatatatatatatatatatatatatatatatatatatatatatatatatatatatatatatatatatatatatatatatatatatgtccaaataaaataaaggacATACAGATTTTGTCAATGCATAAACATGATGACCTTTGCTCATCTCATTCCTCTCATTCACTTACACGCACACGTACACCCTctcatgcattaaaaataaattgttaaggTAAGGTTGTATATTAGAAAATAAAGGAAGACACATTAAAGAACATGTAGAactgaggggggggggtgttattaGTATACTCACAAAACAGACATCTTTGAATTGCATAACTTTTTTGTGGAGCTGTGTTAAAAAtgcttcctttttttttactaataaagAGACGttaaatgttaatcaatttCTGGTATATTTAACTTGTTGTAAGAGCTACAAATTCACAGAAGAAAACAAATTGGCTTGTTGTAATGCATTGCTCTTCTACATGTAAGCTTTCAACAAGTTAAATCATACGGCAATCAGTTgcttaaaatagaaatatccctttcaaagtttatataaattattacgATTGAATCAGAATCCATTCGTTTATACATACAGTTGCAACTCCATACACCTAGGAAAAGTTcctttttttcccccaaataaTTTGcgtatgaaatacatttataaaaaacacGTGAAAAAGAGTTCATGGGAAATATAAAGAACATGTATGCAAGTACATAAGTTTATACGTAAATCCGGCAATAACATCCGAGTATAAATCTGCAGGCAAAACTCATCAATGGCACTTAGCGGGATTCAAACCAGGGATGCACTCGGTCTGTTCAAAAGTCAAAACATGACCCACTCGGCCATTGAGAGAGATAACTGACGTTGCAAATTTTCGATATTGTTtccttttgataaaaatattaacgaACTATAGCTTATGAAATACACGGAAAACCTGTAACACTTAatttgtatctttaaaaaaaatatttttttcttttccaaataggcccaaataggcccCGTGGCACTGAACGTAGATATTCAaataggcccaaataggccctgtggcacaTAAGtggttaaaataaaagaaattaacaacacGATATATAAAACGTAAGCGCTttcattacatatacatatatatatatccaaaatgTGCAGTCCTTGGTATaggtaaatataatttaaatgaaagtcGACGAAAACACGCTTTCAATCACTCTTTAACCACTTCTGTGCCACAGGGCCGATTTTGGGCCGATCACACAGTTGTCCAGAGTGCCACGGGGCCGATTTTAGGCCGATTTTAACTTTACACTTTTTCcatatgatttattaaatatacgtcaataaatataaaagcatCGTATGTTATTATGAACAATAAAGTATCCAATTgtaatttattgacatattaatttattattttgatttttaaaagagatttATTGCGCTAGAATTAAGGGATTTCTTGATACATAGTTACACAAACTAAGATCTTTTTATCTGCCATCAAAATTtgcataattattatatcaattgttgaaataaaagttaatgtgtttttttttattgctaaacATTACACTAAAACAGCATATGTTCAtgtgcattaattttattaattcatcgTAATTAACATATTGTTGCATAATTTTGTTCCGATTGTTTGTTTCTCAATAACTTCAAAAATTCAAGCAACAGATAATATTATTGccctaaattatttttaaaatgtttacgcaatgcatgcatgtatattattttcgaaacatataattcttaaaaataatatcaacattgaaaagaatgacataaatgactTCCATAACGCGGTATTTTGTTATAACGTCATTTTACgtaaatgacgtcataataacacGTGCGTTCTGCCTTGCGCCGTACAAGATGGCTGGAGTGTGGTTCCGTGTATTGCCGCCTGAACCGGTGCAAAATAAGCCATTCACTGGGAACCCAGGGCCAAAGAACATGCCGGCGAGAAATGCATCTCCGttggaatattttcttttattcttcaACCTAAACCTAATACGAGAAGCTGTGCGTCAAACTGATAGGTATCGTATcccataatttttataaatgatttggtaTTGCATGATGTAAGACTGTACAGGTCATATACTTcgtgtacaaaattgtatagggcgtatactttgtgtgcataatttcgtgtatacattggaccatatataaccgatgatacattgtgtatacttagtgtaaacggtctatacgctttgtacattgggtatacgtcgtgcaaacggcctgtacagggcgtatactttgtgtgcaccattttgtgtatacattggaccatatataaccgatgatacattgtgtatacttgatgtacaaggcctgtacgcttggtacgttgggcatacgccctgtataggacgtatacttcgtgcaaaacatttggtgtatacattggaccatatataaccgatgatacattgtgtatacttggtgtaaacggtctattcgctttgtacattgtgtatacttggtgtaaatggtctatacgctttgtacattgtgtacacttggtgtaaacggtctatacgctttgtacattgggtatacgtggtgtaatcggcctgtacagggcgtatactttgtgtgcacaatttggtgtatacattggaccatatataacagatgatacattgtgtcattgtgtatacttggtgtacacGACCTATACGCTTGGTATTAggcatacgccctgtacaggacgtatacttcgtgcacaaaatttggtgtatacattggaccatatataaccgatgatacattgtgtatacttggtgtaaacggtctatacgctttgtacattgggtacaCGTGGTgtaaacggcctgtacaggtCATATACTTCGTGTACAAAATTGaatagggcgtatactttgtgtgcacaatttggtgtatacattggaccatatataaccgatgatacattgtgtatacttagtgtaaacggtctatacgctttgtacattgggtatacgtcgtgcaaacggcctgtacagggcgtatactttgtgtacaaaattgtatagggcgtatactttgtatacccaatgtacaaagcgtatagaccgttatCAGTATTAGCAGTAACTTACAAAATCTCAAATCAGTGGACCTACATTTTGGTACCGATATTAGTTACTACCCAAGATGTATCCACTGACCAAATATCATCCCTCTACCACTTGTAGTTACTGGAATATGCACCTTAACCGAAACTTTAAGTCGCTCAAGCGCAAATTGTAGGTCAAGGTGATCTAATTTGGGTTTGGATGTTGGTTACTGCTCAAGATGTATCCACTGACCAAATCCCTCTACCACTTGTAGTTGCTGAGATATGCACCTTAACCGAAACTTTAACCTAAGTTGCTCAAGCATAAAATGTAAGTCAAAGTGACCTAATTTCAGTACAGATGTTGGTTACTACCCAAGATGTATCGACTGACCAAATATCATCCCTCTACCACTTGTAGTTGCCGAGATATGCACCTTAACCAAAACTTTAATCTGACTATTACTTAAGTACGCATGTACGTACTAACGAACAAACCAAACGCTATATACCCTCTCTAACTCCGTTGGGCTCGTTGATAATAACCAATACCTAAGTTTTAATGGCAAGTTCACCTTGTTACTACAAAAGTCACCAACTGATACAATTATATGTAACGACCTCCCAAAGTTTCATAAAGATTCATTAAGGCATATAAAAGTTATGGACCAGACAGGAAAACTgcacagacggacagacggacagacaaagtgattcctatatacccccccccccccaaacgtTTTGGGTGAATTTCCAAAGTTGATTCAACAACTTATTTAAActttgggggggagggggagatGAGCTAAAACTGTGGTGGTGTGATTTCCAGGTCCTCCTCACCAAATGATACCACATTATTGATATAGTCATTTCTCTCTATGTGTTTTATTAAGGCTTGTGCGCTAGCTAAAGGTCGAGGATTACAAGTGCACTTGGTATATCTTACAAAGTATTGGcctaaaaacaatatttgattgaGTGCACACTTTTATTCTTCAACCCACATAGTTCTACAGTTTGACTCtcatacaaaatatacagtagTAAGAGATATTCTTCAACCCACATAGTTCTACAGTTTGACTCtcatacaaaatatacagtagTAAGAGATATTATTGCCAAGATACTTGCGAAACAGTAGAAACAAAGTAACTggatatatcaaaatataaggaCAAACAGCATTTACAAATAACATAGAATGccaaaacatgtatttatatgaagTGCAATTGCAGCGTCAACAAGTTTCTGGGAAATCAAGATATATGGTTACTATAGGTAGAGCATACAAAATATAGTTGAACCCACTAGACAAGGGTGAATTTCCAAATTTGAATTTGGGGTGAATTTCCAAAGTTGATTCAACAACTTATTtaaacttgggggggggggggggaggtgagCTAAAACTGTGGTGGTGTGAATTCCAGGTCCTCCTCACCAAATGATACCACATTATTGATATAGTGATTTCTCTCTATGTGTTTTATTAAGGCTTGTGCGCTAGTCAAAGGTCGATGATTACAAGAGCACTTGCACAGCACACCTGGATATTCTGTAAACATGCTTTTCAACCAGGTCCTCCAGGAACAGTCCAATAAATTTTTATTGCCAAATTTGCCGTCAGCACCTCTCCTCTGGTCCTTATTCCCTTTTGTTTTGTTCCCTTCTTCAATTTTTGCAGCAAGCAAGTCGATGTACCCGTCGAAACTCAATTTGTGGCTTTTCTGGGCTGCCTGCAAAAAACATCTCCATTAGTCGAATGTTCAATAATCAAATATCCAAACACACTACTGATGATACACTGCGTTCTGGGCCGGTAAGgccaacaaaaataaatgttggtGTTATTAAAGGTTTCATAGCAACAAACAACCAAACAAATTAGGTTGGGTTCTTACCTTTCGTTTCTTCCTGGCCGGTTCCTTGGAGGAGGAGGCTGCGGGGGATTCCTTGGAGGCTGCGGCGGCTGCCTTGGCTGCCTGCAAAAAAAACATCTCCATTAGTCGAATGTTCTAACATTACAAGAATTATACATgaacattacaaaaattatacaaGTGTATAGGCCgtgtacaccaagtatacacaatgtatcatcggttatatattgtccaatgtatacacgaaaTTGCGCACACAACAAATTAGGTTGGGTTCTTACCGTTCCTTTCTCAGAGGGTTGCCTGCCTGCCGAGTCCTCGGAGGAGGAGGATGCTGCGGGGGGTCCGAGTTCAGGGCTATTGGCCACCTGCAAAAAAACATCTCCATTAGTCGAATGTTCAATAATCAAATATCCAAACACACTACTGATGATACACTGCGTTCTGGGCCGGTAAGgccaacaaaaataaatgttggtGTTATTAAAGGTTTCATAGCAACAAACAACCAAACAAATTAGGTTGAGTTCTTACCTTTCGTTTCTTCCTGGCCGAGTCCTTGGAGGAGGAGGCTGCGGGGGATTCCTTGGAGGCTGCGGGGGATTCCTTGGAGGCTGCGGCGGCTGCCTTGGCTGCCTGCAAAAAAACACCTCCATTAGTCGAATGTTCTAACATTACAAGAATTATACATgaacattacaaaaattatacatgacCGAAGCTTGAAAAAATAGGACCAAGGGCCCAGCGCTTACCGGCAACCGggcaaagaatttttttccaaaacagaCATTTTAGACATACATTCTAAAACATTTCACCAATATATAGGTTTTGACGTACCCGAAAGGCGGTCTTCTTCCCACTTTTCCAAGACTTTGTTGCTGTACGGGGGAGTTCAGCCACAGTGCCCAGCTGGCACACTATTGTTTCTGATAGTGTCGGAAATAACCCCACCCGTACATGGCCATCAGGCATAATGGCGACGACCtgcaaatgaaatgaaaaatttaaccAACGTACATCACCGGTGTAGATCTATTCATTTCCACATGTATCAGGGCTGTTTTACAGTATTTGCACACAAGGTGTCTCACAGAGCCTCGAAAATGAAGTTATTTTTATGTCCATTTTGCATGTTGATATCATTACATCGACTATTACGCATCACAAAATCCGTTTCAATTTGGAAAAAGCCTTCATTTACCTAAAAATGGCACCTATCAAAGcaagtgatattgaaaatatatataaaatatatgtaaaaatgtcaATACCATGAAAACTCtaataaaagtttaattgtTGGTGTATAATACCACTCAACATGCTCAAATTACTATACCCACGCATATCATAGAAGAAAAAACCTAAAATTCagcattatatttaaaattatgcaatttttttttttgtctttatactgacattttttttttctgttcagcTGAAACTACATGTCTAAAATACCTAGCTATATAGATAAATGATCAGTTCTTTCAAGTCACAGAACCACATGTATGTCCTGTTTGCCATGCAGACTATTTTGTTCACTATTCATTCTACATAGGGGCTGTTTCAAAAAAAATGACCCCAACATTATTACCATACCCTATTACAAATCATGATGATAAATACTAAGTAttagataattaaaaaatgtatccCACCTGTGACTATAATCGTACAAATTTTCGTGATGATatctttgataataaaaaaatgccGGCAAAAAATAGGGCCAAAAATGTCAGGAGTGTAACACTTTTAGTGTGACATTTTGAAAGAAGCAAGTGCTTCAAAGagctgtctttaaaaaaaataatgatgtcTAATATAAAATGATGGGTTTGTTGAAAACCTGTGTATATGCActaaattttatcatatgaagtaatacatattttgtaattacAATGGTAAAATAAGGTCTGTCAAATTTCCTAATgagggaaaaaaatgaaaaggaaaaaacttaattcttaattttaaatgatgataattCAAAGTTCCGAAAGATTTTggacattttaatatttcttatacTTTACCACAATATTCTAGATCAAATTAAAAGTATTTGTAGATATCTGTGACATGTTTCTGGTGCACTTGATCTCATAGAACCACACCTGCTGATGTAGGTCAGGAGTGTAACATTTAAGTTTGCAATGTCATATTTTTGAAACACTGTTAGTAATTGtcataattattgttttaaattgacCAGCAGGTGCAGCAGTTACTATGAGATGCAAACATGACTGCCTAAATTTGATTAGTCCTTTTTTATGGCCTTGAAATAGGTGTCAGGAGTGTAACACTAAAATTCTGTGAAATGCTAGGTTTTCCACTTTTAGTTTCTGTCAACTTACAGGATAGGATCTGATCATTAGTGTTTATTTGAGGCATTGTAACACAATTCTGATACTTTCACAACAGTTTTATATAgtgtaattgttttaaatgtcCTTTTAGTATTTATCgcacttatttttaatattcaaacacTGTATCAAAAGCAAATAATATATTCCAATCTTTAAATTTGAccttattgaaaatttttgagcAAATTAAGTGTAAAAAATCTCTTCCAGTTaagtttagaatttttttaaactaaataaaaactttatcatTAAAGAATGGATAAATGTTACACTCCTGacataattttcattcattatgcCATCACATGCCATCCTCCGCGTCAAAGTCTGCTATCACTTCAGATAAGGTCAGATTAATGGTTAAAGTTATTTTCAtacagaaaatttttattttgccaATTTATCGTAATATATAGGGGGTTCTAATCCCGTATCACGTTAAGTTCTTTTGACAATTCCCATGTTAGGTGTACCAGTTCATGATTTCCCGCTTCCcaaattttggttcattttCTGTACATAAAAATTGCATGAGACATGTAACAATATGCACAAAGTtgataatctaaaaaaatacaAGTTTTTGAGACAATAATGATTGTTACATACGAAAGCCTGCTATCaaaattttaaggaaaaaatatttttcaatttcttgctTAAGAACATTAATATTTTCCCAAATTCCCAAATcaattttgagttattcccAAATCCTTGTctaataaatttttgttttctcgaCAAACAATTAGCGACAtcccagataaaaaaaaccctactCAATCCCATGTCCTGCTTAGATCCCATTGAGACCTACTATATATGTAATCACACCCCcctttttcccttttttttaataagcaatTTACTCTGAGTGTGGTCATATTTCAATAGCTAATCCTTTATTGGATTGAAAAATAGCTGATACCAATCTTTAGTGAACCTCAAATCAATCCTTAACTCAGGTGATGAAAAGAAGTAGCTGGACATTTAAATCTAAGGGCTATCAGTTTTTTTTACCTATAGACAAATctcaagtaaaaaataaaaggctACGCTGAGCGCAGCAGATACGACCGCAGCATGTCGACCACTGAAATTCGAACAAGTGTAATATGAAGTGAATGTGGACACAGTAAAGAGGTTGACACAATAATTAGATGGACACGATAAAGAACTTGACACAGAGGCACACAGAATCTGCTGACTCCCAACTAAAAGCTTGCATCTAGAGGAATACATAAGATGAATGTAAAGATACAAATCATGAATACTACTGAAGCGCAATTATATAagcaacaaaataaaagaaaccccattaaaattcaataaaaaataaacatttggcAACTATATTTGCGAAAAACACCCAAAGTGGCcctttttggtatttttttctgaaatgggTGAGGCCataaattccttatttcttatacaGCTTCGTTTTATGCCATGGTACATTgtgtgaaaatttcatgttGATCCCTCCACTAAAACAAAAGTTATTCCACAAAAACGAATGTGCACGGACGACGACGACTGCGCCATACCA
The nucleotide sequence above comes from Magallana gigas chromosome 2, xbMagGiga1.1, whole genome shotgun sequence. Encoded proteins:
- the LOC117686658 gene encoding histone H1.10-like isoform X1, translating into MPDGHVRVGLFPTLSETIVCQLGTVAELPRTATKSWKSGKKTAFRAAKAAAAASKESPAASKESPAASSSKDSARKKRKVANSPELGPPAASSSSEDSAGRQPSEKGTAAKAAAAASKESPAASSSKEPARKKRKAAQKSHKLSFDGYIDLLAAKIEEGNKTKGNKDQRRGADGKFGNKNLLDCSWRTWLKSMFTEYPGVLCKCSCNHRPLTSAQALIKHIERNHYINNVVSFGEEDLEFTPPQF
- the LOC117686658 gene encoding nucleolar and coiled-body phosphoprotein 1-like isoform X2, which encodes MPDGHVRVGLFPTLSETIVCQLGTVAELPRTATKSWKSGKKTAFRAAKAAAAASKESPAASKESPAASSSKDSARKKRKVANSPELGPPAASSSSEDSAGRQPSEKGTPRQPPQPPRNPPQPPPPRNRPGRNERQPRKATN